One genomic segment of Salmo trutta chromosome 8, fSalTru1.1, whole genome shotgun sequence includes these proteins:
- the LOC115199014 gene encoding nuclear factor 7, brain isoform X1 yields MEASLCLLEEHLSCPMCCDIFSNPVVLKCSHSFCEECLQKYWKDMDNLLCPVCRKECSIEQPSRSLALKSLCESFQRGSEKEKGSQDICYLHREKLKLFCFDDKQPICVVCHVSKKHKGHDCCPIEEALPDLKSEIQRVSSTLKKELENMNTARMCQSTWEEHIQGQAQCGEEQIREEFKKLHQFLEDEETARIAALRKEEQQKCQVMRERAEPLTKQISTLIETIQMIKDMDVDTITFLQNYKAILNRAESTATDTADAETVSGAFIDIAKHVGSLKSKVWKKMLGIVYCTSVTMDPNTVSARLILTHDLTTVTYSEERQNLPENPERLKMGVLGSEGYSKGRHFWDVEVGESDNWTLGVAKESIVRNKPLKMEPQSGLWSIRYISGKYRVCVKPRIQIKLDESPRVIRVHLDCDQGALTFCDPTKSTILYTFNDTFTEKVFPYFYSTNQFVPLRLLSVSPNFGENINTSGDRLPGL; encoded by the exons ATGGAAGCCAGCTTGTGTCTCCTGGAGGAACACCTCTCTTGTCCCATGTGTTGTGACATATTCAGCAACCCTGTCGTCCTCAAATGCAGCCACAGCTTCTGTGAGGAGTGTCTACAGAAATACTGGAAGGATATGGACAATCTGCTGTGTCCTGTATGCAGGAAAGAGTGTTCTATTGAGCAACCGAGCCGAAGTTTGGCCTTAAAGAGTCTCTGTGAATCGTTCCAGAGAGGGAGTGAAAAGGAGAAAGGATCTCAGGATATCTGCTACCTACACAGAGAGAAACTCAAACTCTTCTGTTTTGATGACAAGCAGCCCATCTGTGTTGTCTGTCACGTATCAAAGAAACATAAAGGCCACGACTGCTGTCCCATTGAGGAGGCTCTGCCTGATTTGAAG AGTGAAATCCAGCGTGTGAGTTCCACTTTGAAGAAGGAATTAGAAAACATGAACACAGCCAGGATGTGCCAATCAACCTGGGAGGAGCATATACAG GGTCAAGCCCAGTGTGGAGAGGAGCAGATAAGGGAGGAGTTTAAGAAACTCCACCAGTTCCTGGAAGATGAAGAGACAGCCAGGATCGCTGCCCTGAGAAAGGAAGAGCAACAGAAATGTCAAGTGATGCGAGAAAGAGCTGAGCCATTGACCAAGCAGATTTCAACCCTAATAGAGACTATTCAGATGATCAAGGACATGGATGTTGACACTATCACATTCCTTCAG AATTACAAGGCCATACTTAATAG AGCCGAATCCACAGCAACAGACACTGCAGATGCTGAGACAGTGTCAGGAGCATTCATTGACATAGCCAAGCATGTGGGATCTCTGAAATCCAAGGTCTGGAAGAAGATGCTTGGGATCGTTTACTGTA CTTCAGTGACCATGGATCCAAACACAGTGTCTGCAAGGCTCATACTGACTCAtgacctgaccactgtgacaTACAGTGAGGAGaggcagaaccttccagaaaatCCTGAGAGGCTTAAAATGGGAGTGTTGGGTTCTGAAGGTTACAGTAAAGGCAGACATTTTTGGGATGTAGAGGTAGGAGAAAGTGATAACTGGACCCTGGGAGTAGCCAAAGAGTCAATTGTGCGCAACAAGCCACTCAAAATGGAGCCTCAGAGCGGATTGTGGAGCATCAGATATATTAGTGGGAAATACAGAGTATGTGTAAAACCACGCATCCAGATCAAGCTGGATGAGAGCCCACGAGTGATCAGAGTACATCTGGACTGTGACCAGGGGGCGCTGACATTCTGTGATCCCACTAAGAGCACTATTCTGTACACCTTCAATGATACATTCACTGAAAAAGTGTTCCCATACTTTTACAGTACCAATCAGTTTGTCCCACTGCGCCTTTTGTCAGTTAGCCCCAACTTTGGGGAGAATATAAACACGAGTGGAGACAGGTTGCCAGGTTTATAA
- the LOC115199014 gene encoding tripartite motif-containing protein 35 isoform X2: MAARFSLPEEDLCCPVCCDIFRDPVVLKCSHSFCAACLQQYWSAKGSARDCPLCRREFVDEPVASLTLKNLCDSIIQESGALGPTGELCETGELCSLHGERLKLFCLQDKEPICVVCHTSRKHKNHECCPVGEAIGDMKEEMKSVLTCLQEKREAFDKMKQNYENTVTHIQVQARFVAKRIHEEFETLHHFLQAEEAARLAALKEEEESKSEMLRQSMREMDRTLASLSDTIRAVEEEMALEDTFFLQKCKQTVRSAQSSTLQHPVMVPGALIDVAKYLGSLQYKVWEKMQGIVKYRPVTLDPNTAAPWLLLSDDLISVRDSNDKQKLPDNPERFDPDTGVLGSEGFSSGKHVWDVEVGENSAWVLGVAKESIQRKDKVSSVLKNGYLSVYFYHKMYFAGTSPLTRLNLKKSPRRIRVQLDWEKGRVCFSDPADNTQIYTFKHTFSERVFPYFWVGCKQCPLRIEPLEVSVKAVDHT, encoded by the exons ATGGCTGCCCGATTTTCTCTCCCAGAGGAGGACCTCTGTTGCCCTGTGTGCTGTGACATCTTCAGGGATCCCGTGGTCCTCAAGTGCAGCCACAGTTTCTGTGCAGCCTGCTTACAGCAGTACTGGTCTGCGAAGGGGTCGGCCCGGGACTGCCCTCTCTGTAGGAGGGAGTTTGTGGACGAGCCGGTGGCCAGCCTCACCCTAAAGAACCTGTGTGACTCCATCATCCAGGAGAGTGGAGCGCTTGGTCCTACAGGGGAGCTGTGTGAAACGGGTGAGCTGTGCTCCCTGCACGGGGAGAGGCTGAAGCTGTTCTGTCTGCAGGACAAGGAGCCCATCTGTGTGGTCTGTCACACCTCCAGGAAGCATAAAAACCATGAGTGTTGCCCGGTGGGAGAGGCTATAGGCGACATGAAG GAGGAGATGAAGTCTGTGCTTACTTGTTTGCAAGAGAAGAGGGAGGCTTTTGACAAAATGAAGCAAAACTATGAAAATACAGTGACACACATTCAG GTCCAGGCCCGGTTTGTGGCAAAGAGGATTCATGAGGAGTTTGAGACGCTCCACCATTTCCTCCAAGCTGAAGAGGCTGCTAGGCTTGCAGctctgaaagaggaggaggagagtaagaGTGAGATGTTGAGGCAGAGTATGAGGGAGATGGACAGAACCCTGGCCTCCCTCTCTGACACAATCAGAGCCGTGGAGGAGGAGATGGCTTTGGAGGATACTTTTTTTCTCCAGAAATGCAAGCAGACAGTGAGAAG TGCTCAGTCTAGCACACTGCAGCACCCAGTTATGGTCCCGGGAGCACTCATCGATGTGGCCAAGTACCTGGGCTCACTTCAATACAAAGTGTGGGAGAAGAtgcaagggattgttaaataca GGCCAGTGACTCTGGACCCCAATACGGCTGCCCCCTGGCTCCTGCTGTCTGACGACCTCATCAGTGTGAGGGACAGCAATGACAAACAGAAGCTTCCAGACAACCCCGAGAGGTTTGACCCTGACACAGGTGTACTGGGCTCTGAGGGCTTCAGCTCAGGAAAGCATGTCTGGGACGTGGAGGTTGGAGAGAACAGCGCCTGGGTCCTCGGTGTAGCCAAAGAGTCCATCCAGAGGAAAGACAAGGTCTCCTCAGTACTGAAGAATGGATACCTGTCCGTGTACTTTTACCACAAGATGTACTTTGCCGGGACCTCACCCCTGACACGACTCAATCTGAAGAAGAGCCCTCGGAGGATCAGAGTGCAGCTAGACTGGGAGAAGGGGAGAGTGTGCTTCTCTGACCCAGCTGACAACACGCAGATCTACACTTTCAAACACACCTTTTCTGAGAGGGTCTTCCCCTATTTCTGGGTTGGCTGTAAGCAGTGTCCGCTGAGGATTGAGCCATTGGAGGTCTCAGTGAAAGCTGTAGATCACACCTGA
- the LOC115199017 gene encoding tubby-related protein 3 isoform X2: MSYYSIRPSSSASFSSTSTASALDDDSTSLRQQKLEKQRLLLEQKQRRKRQEPLMVQPNPEARPRRSRPRRSEEQAPLVESRLSITSDVIMDGIDGPAAFMGSEAPDLGTKIQILSVSKSQPLSLSQPLHQSPLAEEPDRDGDTETLLEPKTDIHELLQKREAWDISLSPSPSLIDPANDRVVQLVGAVEEGPEEGPEEGLEEGPERPLSAREKLLQSGLSGSMNYEEASEDELHGDEERPRSLSPNPESTRPASASSTKSNTECVTPGSPTTESTLIEVDNLEEFVVRPALRGVTVKCRISRDKKGMDRGLYPTYFMHMEREDGRKLFLLAGRKRKKSKTSNYLISVDATDLSREGESFMGKLRSNLMGTKFTVYDQGTNPCKNPGALLEESNTRQELAAICYETNVLGFKGPRKMTVIIPGMNMNFERVPVRPNSEQDSLLSKWQNHSLENLIELHNKAPVWNDDTQSYVLNFHGRVTQASVKNFQIVHDNDPDYIVMQFGRVAEDVFTLDYNYPMCALQAFAIGLSSFDSKLACE; the protein is encoded by the exons AGGCTGCTGTTGGAGCAGAAGCAGCGGCGGAAGCGGCAGGAGCCTCTGATGGTGCAGCCCAACCCAGAGGCCCGGCCCAGGCGCTCCAGACCCCGGCGTAGTGAGGAGCAGGCCCCGCTGGTGGAGTCACGCCTCAGCATCACCAGCGATGTCATCATGGATG GTATCGACGGCCCTGCTGCCTTCATGGGCTCTGAGGCCCCAGACCTGGGTACCAAGATCCAGATTCTGTCGGTGAGCAAgtcccagcccctgtccctgtcccagccGCTGCACCAGTCTCCCCTCGCCGAGGAGCCTGACCGGGACGGGGACACGGAGACTCTGCTGGAGCCCAAGACGGACATCCACGAGCTGCTGCAGAAACGAG AGGCGTGGGACATCTCTCtcagcccctccccctctctgattGACCCCGCCAACGACAGGGTGGTCCAGTTGGTTGGTGCAGTGGAGGAGGGCCCAGAGGAGGGGCCGGAGGAGGGGCTGGAGGAGGGGCCAGAGCGCCCACTGTCTGCCAGGGAGAAACTACTCCAGTCAG GTCTGTCAGGCAGTATGAACTACGAAGAGGCCAGTGAGGATGAATTACACGGTGATGAAGAACGGCCACGCTCGCTGTCCCCCAACCCAGAGTCAACCCGGCCTGCGTCTGCCTCCAGCACAAAGTCCAACACA gAGTGCGTAACACCGGGGTCGCCCACGACGGAGAGCACTCTGATCGAAGTGGACAACCTGGAGGAGTTTGTGGTGCGTCCCGCCCTCCGCGGCGTCACCGTTAAGTGCCGCATATCCCGGGACAAGAAGGGAATGGACCGCGGCCTGTACCCCACCTACTTTatgcacatggagagagaggacgGCAGGAAG CTGTTTCTTCTGGCTGGGAGGAAGAGGAAAAAGAGCAAGACGTCCAACTACCTGATCTCAGTGGACGCCACGGACCTGTCACGCGAGGGAGAGAGCTTCATGGGGAAACTGAG GTCTAACCTGATGGGGACCAAGTTCACGGTGTATGACCAAGGCACCAACCCCTGTAAGAACCCTGGAGCTCTGCTGGAGGAGAGCAACACACGACAGGAACTCGCAGCCATCTGCtat GAGACCAATGTTCTGGGGTTCAAAGGTCCCCGCAAGATGACCGTCATCATCCCAGGCATGAACATGAACTTTGAGAGGGTCCCCGTCCGTCCAAACAGT GAGCAGGACAGCCTTCTAAGTAAGTGGCAGAACCATTCACTGGAGAACCTGATCGAGCTGCACAACAAGGCCCCCGTGTGGAACGACGACACCCAGTCCTACGTGCTCAATTTCCATGGCCGCGTCACACAGGCCTCCGTCAAGAACTTTCAGATCGTCCACGACAACGATC cgGACTACATCGTAATGCAGTTTGGCAGAGTGGCCGAGGACGTATTCACCTTAGACTACAACTACCCCATGTGTGCCCTGCAAGCCTTCGCCATTGGCCTGTCCAGTTTCGACAGCAAACTGGCCTGCGAGTGA
- the LOC115199017 gene encoding tubby-related protein 3 isoform X4: MDRRLLLEQKQRRKRQEPLMVQPNPEARPRRSRPRRSEEQAPLVESRLSITSDVIMDGIDGPAAFMGSEAPDLGTKIQILSVSKSQPLSLSQPLHQSPLAEEPDRDGDTETLLEPKTDIHELLQKREAWDISLSPSPSLIDPANDRVVQLVGAVEEGPEEGPEEGLEEGPERPLSAREKLLQSGLSGSMNYEEASEDELHGDEERPRSLSPNPESTRPASASSTKSNTECVTPGSPTTESTLIEVDNLEEFVVRPALRGVTVKCRISRDKKGMDRGLYPTYFMHMEREDGRKLFLLAGRKRKKSKTSNYLISVDATDLSREGESFMGKLRSNLMGTKFTVYDQGTNPCKNPGALLEESNTRQELAAICYETNVLGFKGPRKMTVIIPGMNMNFERVPVRPNSEQDSLLSKWQNHSLENLIELHNKAPVWNDDTQSYVLNFHGRVTQASVKNFQIVHDNDPDYIVMQFGRVAEDVFTLDYNYPMCALQAFAIGLSSFDSKLACE, translated from the exons AGGCTGCTGTTGGAGCAGAAGCAGCGGCGGAAGCGGCAGGAGCCTCTGATGGTGCAGCCCAACCCAGAGGCCCGGCCCAGGCGCTCCAGACCCCGGCGTAGTGAGGAGCAGGCCCCGCTGGTGGAGTCACGCCTCAGCATCACCAGCGATGTCATCATGGATG GTATCGACGGCCCTGCTGCCTTCATGGGCTCTGAGGCCCCAGACCTGGGTACCAAGATCCAGATTCTGTCGGTGAGCAAgtcccagcccctgtccctgtcccagccGCTGCACCAGTCTCCCCTCGCCGAGGAGCCTGACCGGGACGGGGACACGGAGACTCTGCTGGAGCCCAAGACGGACATCCACGAGCTGCTGCAGAAACGAG AGGCGTGGGACATCTCTCtcagcccctccccctctctgattGACCCCGCCAACGACAGGGTGGTCCAGTTGGTTGGTGCAGTGGAGGAGGGCCCAGAGGAGGGGCCGGAGGAGGGGCTGGAGGAGGGGCCAGAGCGCCCACTGTCTGCCAGGGAGAAACTACTCCAGTCAG GTCTGTCAGGCAGTATGAACTACGAAGAGGCCAGTGAGGATGAATTACACGGTGATGAAGAACGGCCACGCTCGCTGTCCCCCAACCCAGAGTCAACCCGGCCTGCGTCTGCCTCCAGCACAAAGTCCAACACA gAGTGCGTAACACCGGGGTCGCCCACGACGGAGAGCACTCTGATCGAAGTGGACAACCTGGAGGAGTTTGTGGTGCGTCCCGCCCTCCGCGGCGTCACCGTTAAGTGCCGCATATCCCGGGACAAGAAGGGAATGGACCGCGGCCTGTACCCCACCTACTTTatgcacatggagagagaggacgGCAGGAAG CTGTTTCTTCTGGCTGGGAGGAAGAGGAAAAAGAGCAAGACGTCCAACTACCTGATCTCAGTGGACGCCACGGACCTGTCACGCGAGGGAGAGAGCTTCATGGGGAAACTGAG GTCTAACCTGATGGGGACCAAGTTCACGGTGTATGACCAAGGCACCAACCCCTGTAAGAACCCTGGAGCTCTGCTGGAGGAGAGCAACACACGACAGGAACTCGCAGCCATCTGCtat GAGACCAATGTTCTGGGGTTCAAAGGTCCCCGCAAGATGACCGTCATCATCCCAGGCATGAACATGAACTTTGAGAGGGTCCCCGTCCGTCCAAACAGT GAGCAGGACAGCCTTCTAAGTAAGTGGCAGAACCATTCACTGGAGAACCTGATCGAGCTGCACAACAAGGCCCCCGTGTGGAACGACGACACCCAGTCCTACGTGCTCAATTTCCATGGCCGCGTCACACAGGCCTCCGTCAAGAACTTTCAGATCGTCCACGACAACGATC cgGACTACATCGTAATGCAGTTTGGCAGAGTGGCCGAGGACGTATTCACCTTAGACTACAACTACCCCATGTGTGCCCTGCAAGCCTTCGCCATTGGCCTGTCCAGTTTCGACAGCAAACTGGCCTGCGAGTGA
- the LOC115199017 gene encoding tubby-related protein 3 isoform X5, giving the protein MPPSVLGRVEKRLFKVVEETPRKLFSLMPRGAFSWGGESHIQRGRAAFRLSGIDGPAAFMGSEAPDLGTKIQILSVSKSQPLSLSQPLHQSPLAEEPDRDGDTETLLEPKTDIHELLQKREAWDISLSPSPSLIDPANDRVVQLVGAVEEGPEEGPEEGLEEGPERPLSAREKLLQSGLSGSMNYEEASEDELHGDEERPRSLSPNPESTRPASASSTKSNTECVTPGSPTTESTLIEVDNLEEFVVRPALRGVTVKCRISRDKKGMDRGLYPTYFMHMEREDGRKLFLLAGRKRKKSKTSNYLISVDATDLSREGESFMGKLRSNLMGTKFTVYDQGTNPCKNPGALLEESNTRQELAAICYETNVLGFKGPRKMTVIIPGMNMNFERVPVRPNSEQDSLLSKWQNHSLENLIELHNKAPVWNDDTQSYVLNFHGRVTQASVKNFQIVHDNDPDYIVMQFGRVAEDVFTLDYNYPMCALQAFAIGLSSFDSKLACE; this is encoded by the exons ATGCCTCCCTCAGTCTTGGGACGTGTGGAGAAGCGACTGTTCAAGGTAGTGGAGGAGACACCCAGGAAGCTGTTCTCTCTGATGCCCAGAGGGGCCTTCAGTTGGGGGGGAGAGAGTCACATTCAGAGAGGCAGAGCAGCGTTCAGACTCTCAG GTATCGACGGCCCTGCTGCCTTCATGGGCTCTGAGGCCCCAGACCTGGGTACCAAGATCCAGATTCTGTCGGTGAGCAAgtcccagcccctgtccctgtcccagccGCTGCACCAGTCTCCCCTCGCCGAGGAGCCTGACCGGGACGGGGACACGGAGACTCTGCTGGAGCCCAAGACGGACATCCACGAGCTGCTGCAGAAACGAG AGGCGTGGGACATCTCTCtcagcccctccccctctctgattGACCCCGCCAACGACAGGGTGGTCCAGTTGGTTGGTGCAGTGGAGGAGGGCCCAGAGGAGGGGCCGGAGGAGGGGCTGGAGGAGGGGCCAGAGCGCCCACTGTCTGCCAGGGAGAAACTACTCCAGTCAG GTCTGTCAGGCAGTATGAACTACGAAGAGGCCAGTGAGGATGAATTACACGGTGATGAAGAACGGCCACGCTCGCTGTCCCCCAACCCAGAGTCAACCCGGCCTGCGTCTGCCTCCAGCACAAAGTCCAACACA gAGTGCGTAACACCGGGGTCGCCCACGACGGAGAGCACTCTGATCGAAGTGGACAACCTGGAGGAGTTTGTGGTGCGTCCCGCCCTCCGCGGCGTCACCGTTAAGTGCCGCATATCCCGGGACAAGAAGGGAATGGACCGCGGCCTGTACCCCACCTACTTTatgcacatggagagagaggacgGCAGGAAG CTGTTTCTTCTGGCTGGGAGGAAGAGGAAAAAGAGCAAGACGTCCAACTACCTGATCTCAGTGGACGCCACGGACCTGTCACGCGAGGGAGAGAGCTTCATGGGGAAACTGAG GTCTAACCTGATGGGGACCAAGTTCACGGTGTATGACCAAGGCACCAACCCCTGTAAGAACCCTGGAGCTCTGCTGGAGGAGAGCAACACACGACAGGAACTCGCAGCCATCTGCtat GAGACCAATGTTCTGGGGTTCAAAGGTCCCCGCAAGATGACCGTCATCATCCCAGGCATGAACATGAACTTTGAGAGGGTCCCCGTCCGTCCAAACAGT GAGCAGGACAGCCTTCTAAGTAAGTGGCAGAACCATTCACTGGAGAACCTGATCGAGCTGCACAACAAGGCCCCCGTGTGGAACGACGACACCCAGTCCTACGTGCTCAATTTCCATGGCCGCGTCACACAGGCCTCCGTCAAGAACTTTCAGATCGTCCACGACAACGATC cgGACTACATCGTAATGCAGTTTGGCAGAGTGGCCGAGGACGTATTCACCTTAGACTACAACTACCCCATGTGTGCCCTGCAAGCCTTCGCCATTGGCCTGTCCAGTTTCGACAGCAAACTGGCCTGCGAGTGA